One Longimicrobiales bacterium genomic window, CGCGCCTGTGCGGCACAGGGCTGCTGCGTGCGGATCCTGCCGGGTGGGCAGCTCGAGTATGCGTCGCGCGCACACGCCACGCCACGCGCACTGCATGCCGATCTCGAGCAGACGCTCCGGGCGCTGGTCACGCACGCGGCCGAGTGCGGGCTCACGCTCGTCGCTGCCGGGATCGATCCACTCAATGACCTGGAAGCCGCTCCGCTCCTGCTGCAGTCGGAGCACTACAAGCGCAAGGCCGCGTACTTCGCTGCGATCGGTCACGCAGGCGGGCGCATGATGCGGCAGAGCGCCGGCCTGGAGATCGGCGTCGGTACCGGTGCACCGCTCACCGCGTTCACTGCACTCAATGCTGCAGCACCGGTGCTGGTGGCGGGCTTCGCGAACTCGACCCGGTACGCGGCGGATGACAGCGGGAACGCGAGTTTCCGCGCCGAGGACCGGTTGCGCAGCGATCCCGCACGCACCGGGCTGCTGCCGGACGGACCGCCGCACGAACGCTATGCCGAGTTCGCGCTGGCGGCGCCGGCGATGATGCTGCCGCATACCTTCAACGCGCTGCCGTTCATCGAGCACTGGCGACTCGGCACCAGTGCGGCACAGTGGCGCGAACATCTCGGGACGCTGTTTCCGGAGGTGCGGCCGAACGGTTACCTCGAGGTCCGTTCGGTCGACGCCCAGCCGCCCGGTGCACTCGGGCTCCCGATCCTGATGGTCAGCGCGATCGCCTGGGACGTGCCGCTGCAGGGGCAGGTTCGCAGGCTGATCGGGCCGGCCGATCCGGCACTGCTCGCGCGCGCAGCACGGAGCGGCCTGCGCGACGCCGGCCTGGCGTCGATGTTCACGAGCCTCGTCGACATGACGCTCGATGCCGCTCGTCGGATTGGCGTCGATCTGTACGGGGACGTGCTGGAACGCGCCCACGACGAGGCCTCGGTGCGGACGTCGCATGCTGCGGGTGACGTACGGGCGTAGAGTAGAGTGGTGCAGCGGAGTTTTCGTCGCTAGCGGCGTTTGGTCCTCTTCTCGAACACGACCTCGCCGTTCACGATCATGAAGCGGATGACGCGGTCGCGCGCTTCGGGAAAGGCGTCCATGCGGTCGCGGTAGCGGTCGTTGGAAACCACCGCGGCGTCCAGCTCACGCGCAAAGGAGAGGATGAAGTAGTCGGCGTCGGTGCCGGCGGGTGCCTGCTTGATGGTGCCGTTCTCGACCAGCTCCTCGTACTCCCTCGGCTGATCGATCTGGTGTCGCAGTGCGGCGTCTGCGACGACGACCGGTTCGAAACCATCCTCGCGCAGCCTGTCGCAGACGAGCGTGATGTTCTCGAGCCGCGCCGACTCGCCCTCCGTCGAGTGTGCGACGTTGGACCCATCGACGATCGCGACCTTCTGTGCCTGCTGCTCTGCCTGTGTCATGCATCACCGCTGTCGGGGCTGCACCGCGCACGCGTTCATGGTGCGCGGTGGCAAACGGAATGCCAGTCGGGCTGAAGAGTGCAGCGAAGGCGTCAGAAAAAGGCGAGGCGCACCAGGCGATCCGCGCTC contains:
- a CDS encoding glutamate-cysteine ligase family protein, which encodes MIIGPYQVAARWLRRHAFRAFEARSIRASASLLLHDSATHRPPSLNGPGPAIVPFLESFARRSGWTIEHDIAGAPRACAAQGCCVRILPGGQLEYASRAHATPRALHADLEQTLRALVTHAAECGLTLVAAGIDPLNDLEAAPLLLQSEHYKRKAAYFAAIGHAGGRMMRQSAGLEIGVGTGAPLTAFTALNAAAPVLVAGFANSTRYAADDSGNASFRAEDRLRSDPARTGLLPDGPPHERYAEFALAAPAMMLPHTFNALPFIEHWRLGTSAAQWREHLGTLFPEVRPNGYLEVRSVDAQPPGALGLPILMVSAIAWDVPLQGQVRRLIGPADPALLARAARSGLRDAGLASMFTSLVDMTLDAARRIGVDLYGDVLERAHDEASVRTSHAAGDVRA